In a single window of the Mesorhizobium shangrilense genome:
- the fdxA gene encoding ferredoxin FdxA, whose product MTYVVTDNCIKCKYMDCVEVCPVDCFYEGENMLVIHPDECIDCGVCEPECPAEAIKPDTESGLDKWLKINTEYAEKWPNITTKKDAPADAKEFDGVAGKYENYFSPEPGEGD is encoded by the coding sequence ATGACCTACGTCGTCACCGACAACTGCATCAAGTGCAAGTACATGGACTGCGTCGAGGTCTGTCCGGTCGACTGCTTCTACGAAGGCGAGAACATGCTCGTCATCCACCCGGACGAGTGCATCGATTGCGGCGTCTGCGAGCCCGAATGCCCTGCCGAGGCGATCAAGCCGGACACCGAGTCCGGGCTCGACAAATGGCTGAAGATCAACACCGAATACGCCGAAAAATGGCCGAACATAACGACCAAGAAGGATGCTCCCGCCGACGCCAAGGAGTTTGACGGCGTCGCCGGAAAGTACGAAAACTACTTCTCGCCGGAGCCTGGCGAGGGCGACTGA
- a CDS encoding RNA-binding S4 domain-containing protein — protein sequence MPGAGRQRIDKWLFFSRVIKSRSLAAKLVQSGRVRVNGQKAEQASDLVKPGDVLTVNLDRRIGVLRVLAPGDRRGPYEEARLLYEDLSPERSPNDRSLPDAVAPIRDVSGGRPTRKERRGADREPPVEE from the coding sequence ATGCCCGGCGCGGGACGCCAGCGCATCGACAAGTGGCTGTTCTTCTCGCGCGTCATAAAGTCGCGGTCGCTCGCGGCCAAGCTCGTCCAGTCCGGGCGGGTGCGGGTGAACGGGCAAAAAGCGGAGCAGGCGTCTGACCTGGTCAAGCCCGGCGATGTGCTGACCGTCAACCTCGACCGCCGCATCGGCGTCCTGCGCGTGCTGGCGCCGGGCGATCGGCGCGGACCCTACGAAGAAGCGCGTTTACTCTACGAGGACCTGTCGCCCGAGCGATCACCGAATGACCGTTCGCTGCCTGACGCCGTCGCTCCCATCCGCGACGTCTCGGGCGGGCGTCCGACGAGAAAAGAGCGTCGCGGCGCGGACCGCGAACCGCCCGTGGAAGAGTAA
- a CDS encoding CarD family transcriptional regulator, with product MATTTQQKKPAAGRNGFKTGEFIVYPAHGVGQIVSIDEQEVAGHKLELFVIDFQKDKMRLKVPVAKAASIGMRKLSETDYVDRALKVVQGRARIKRTMWSRRAQEYDAKINSGDLIQISEVVRDLYRADNQPEQSYSERQLYEAALDRMAREIAAVNRMSETEAVRLIEANLAKGPKRGAKADNEETEQDEAA from the coding sequence ATGGCAACAACCACCCAGCAGAAGAAGCCGGCGGCAGGACGCAACGGCTTCAAGACGGGCGAGTTCATTGTTTACCCCGCGCACGGCGTGGGCCAGATCGTCTCCATCGACGAGCAGGAAGTCGCAGGACACAAGCTTGAACTCTTCGTGATCGATTTCCAGAAGGACAAGATGCGCCTCAAGGTTCCGGTCGCGAAGGCCGCGTCCATCGGCATGCGCAAGCTGTCCGAGACCGACTATGTCGACCGCGCGCTGAAGGTCGTGCAGGGCCGCGCGCGCATCAAGCGCACCATGTGGTCGCGCCGTGCGCAGGAATATGATGCGAAGATCAACTCCGGCGATCTGATCCAGATCTCGGAGGTCGTGCGCGATCTCTACCGTGCCGACAACCAGCCCGAGCAGTCCTATTCCGAGCGCCAGCTCTACGAGGCCGCGCTCGACCGCATGGCGCGTGAGATCGCAGCCGTCAATCGCATGTCGGAGACGGAAGCCGTCCGCCTGATCGAGGCCAACCTCGCCAAGGGCCCGAAGCGCGGCGCCAAGGCCGACAACGAAGAGACCGAGCAGGACGAAGCCGCCTGA